In Duganella zoogloeoides, a single genomic region encodes these proteins:
- a CDS encoding efflux RND transporter periplasmic adaptor subunit, whose protein sequence is MQAVFRSGLCAAMILLSACSPKPETAKPKDSVAAQSEEKESAKSKNEAKKDAKNEARESTEVEEKKGAAEGKEDFVALSDRQIKAAGIEVLPLRKSFAGAIEAPALIAADPTQSAVVSSSVSGRVVEIRRNLGEAVGQGDVLAVIESRDIAQLRADTDITRRQAELAQATFKREERLYAEKVSSRQDFEVARAAAQEAGTRLSLAQQQLGAAGGAGGGQSNRLSLRSPIKGYVTARQITLGDVIEPNAHLFEVANLNDLAVELSLSPNDAARVAVGATVDVSTGERTGSARIINVSRIVDPATRQVRAIAKLSNKNATWRIGETARASIALAGGATGGQLAIPRTAVQTVEDKPSVFVRTKEGFAIKHVVLGAAVAGYVRIMSGLDGSEQIAVSNTYLLKAEHGKGEAGDDD, encoded by the coding sequence ATGCAAGCGGTATTCCGATCGGGCCTGTGCGCCGCGATGATCCTGTTGAGCGCCTGCTCTCCAAAGCCTGAAACGGCAAAGCCGAAAGATTCGGTTGCGGCGCAGAGCGAAGAAAAAGAAAGCGCCAAGAGTAAAAACGAGGCGAAGAAAGATGCCAAGAACGAGGCAAGAGAAAGCACCGAAGTCGAAGAGAAAAAGGGCGCTGCGGAAGGAAAGGAAGATTTCGTCGCCCTGTCCGATCGGCAAATCAAAGCCGCCGGGATCGAAGTGCTTCCATTACGCAAGTCGTTCGCCGGAGCCATTGAAGCCCCTGCGTTGATCGCTGCCGATCCGACGCAGTCTGCGGTTGTCTCCAGTTCGGTCAGCGGTCGGGTCGTCGAGATCAGGCGTAATCTTGGAGAAGCTGTTGGACAAGGGGACGTGCTTGCGGTGATTGAAAGCCGCGATATTGCCCAGCTGCGCGCCGATACCGACATCACCAGGCGGCAAGCGGAGCTGGCCCAAGCAACGTTCAAGCGTGAAGAACGCCTGTACGCCGAAAAGGTTTCGTCCCGACAGGACTTCGAGGTTGCCCGCGCAGCCGCGCAGGAAGCGGGCACGCGCCTGAGTCTGGCGCAGCAGCAACTCGGAGCCGCAGGTGGTGCCGGCGGTGGGCAATCGAATCGACTGTCGCTGCGTTCGCCAATCAAGGGTTATGTCACTGCCCGCCAGATTACGCTCGGCGACGTGATCGAGCCCAATGCACACCTGTTTGAGGTGGCAAACCTGAATGACCTGGCCGTTGAATTGTCGCTTTCACCGAACGACGCAGCACGCGTGGCCGTCGGGGCAACAGTGGATGTTTCAACCGGCGAGCGCACAGGGTCAGCGCGAATCATCAATGTGTCGCGCATAGTCGACCCCGCCACGCGGCAGGTGCGCGCTATCGCCAAACTGTCGAACAAGAACGCTACATGGCGCATTGGCGAGACCGCCCGTGCATCGATTGCTCTTGCTGGCGGCGCCACTGGTGGCCAGCTCGCCATCCCCCGTACGGCCGTCCAAACCGTCGAGGACAAACCGAGCGTATTCGTCCGCACAAAGGAAGGGTTCGCGATCAAACACGTCGTTCTCGGCGCCGCTGTCGCAGGCTATGTGCGGATAATGTCCGGTCTGGATGGAAGTGAACAGATCGCGGTCAGCAACACTTATCTGTTGAAAGCAGAGCACGGTAAAGGTGAGGCTGGTGACGATGACTAA